The following coding sequences lie in one uncultured Mailhella sp. genomic window:
- a CDS encoding 2-amino-3,7-dideoxy-D-threo-hept-6-ulosonate synthase has protein sequence MEVGSLRRFNRIINPKTGRAIIVPMDHGMSDGAPRGLRDMAKAIHDMDEGMADAVLLHKGLIHKADYESHMRLGFIMHISASTSLSRRPNKKMLVGDVEEAVRLGADAVSIHINLGDDDESLMMADAGRIAKECSLWGMPLLMMVYARGHDVDSYDPRNIAHCARVGAELGADIVKVPYTGDPETFADVVEDCGVPVLIAGGPKLDSTRKLLEMVYGSLQAGGSGLSVGRNVFEHPRRVELLKALRAMVHGNATVEEALEMMGEK, from the coding sequence ATGGAAGTCGGCTCTCTCAGAAGATTCAATCGCATCATCAATCCCAAAACCGGCCGCGCCATCATCGTTCCCATGGATCACGGCATGTCCGACGGCGCGCCCCGCGGTCTGCGCGACATGGCCAAGGCCATTCACGACATGGACGAAGGCATGGCCGACGCCGTGCTTCTGCACAAAGGTCTCATTCACAAGGCCGACTACGAATCCCACATGCGCCTCGGCTTCATCATGCACATTTCGGCGTCCACCAGCCTTTCGCGCCGCCCCAACAAGAAGATGCTCGTGGGCGACGTGGAAGAGGCCGTGCGCCTCGGCGCGGACGCGGTGTCCATTCACATCAACCTCGGCGACGACGACGAAAGCCTCATGATGGCCGACGCCGGCAGAATCGCCAAGGAATGCAGCCTGTGGGGCATGCCGCTGCTCATGATGGTGTACGCGCGCGGTCACGACGTGGACAGCTATGATCCGCGCAACATCGCCCACTGCGCCCGCGTGGGCGCGGAACTCGGCGCGGACATCGTGAAGGTGCCCTACACCGGCGATCCCGAAACCTTCGCCGACGTGGTGGAAGACTGCGGCGTGCCCGTGCTCATTGCAGGCGGCCCCAAGCTCGATTCCACGCGCAAGCTGCTGGAAATGGTGTACGGATCGCTGCAGGCGGGCGGTTCCGGTCTTTCCGTGGGCCGCAACGTGTTCGAGCATCCGCGCCGCGTGGAACTGCTCAAGGCCCTGCGAGCCATGGTTCACGGCAACGCCACCGTGGAAGAGGCCCTGGAAATGATGGGCGAAAAATAA
- a CDS encoding glutaredoxin family protein — translation MNSTVALIAAAVVVIVLIAVLVLRRKKTSEPDSDNPKEEELKGDQELYQLGMNPISEKPIMYALTTCQHCKNTRKFLDANNVDYIVIYLDEYAGSQRSDLMEKVRTYNPRGTFPTILVPGGKVIVGFRKQLMQEALIHDSGTTA, via the coding sequence ATGAACTCTACCGTCGCCCTCATAGCCGCCGCCGTTGTCGTCATCGTTCTCATTGCGGTTCTTGTTCTGCGCAGGAAAAAGACCTCCGAACCGGACTCCGACAATCCGAAAGAGGAGGAACTCAAGGGCGATCAGGAGCTCTACCAGCTCGGAATGAATCCCATTTCCGAAAAGCCCATCATGTACGCCCTCACTACATGTCAGCACTGCAAGAACACGAGAAAGTTTCTTGACGCCAATAATGTCGATTACATCGTCATCTATCTTGACGAATATGCAGGCTCGCAGCGTTCCGATCTCATGGAAAAAGTGCGTACCTACAATCCCCGCGGAACTTTTCCCACCATTCTCGTGCCGGGCGGCAAGGTGATTGTGGGATTCCGCAAACAGCTCATGCAGGAGGCACTGATTCATGACTCCGGAACAACTGCTTGA
- a CDS encoding ferredoxin-thioredoxin reductase catalytic domain-containing protein yields the protein MTPEQLLEHLAKGAESKGYYLHADHDHCLGTAESLLANKERYGYMCCPCRLACADKQQDSDIICPCVYRDADIAEYGACFCSFYVSKEHKDDPDFFPEVEERRDPSRGL from the coding sequence ATGACTCCGGAACAACTGCTTGAACATCTGGCGAAGGGAGCTGAATCCAAGGGATACTATCTTCACGCCGATCACGATCACTGTCTTGGCACGGCGGAAAGTCTGCTGGCCAACAAGGAGCGCTACGGCTACATGTGCTGCCCCTGCCGTCTGGCCTGCGCCGACAAGCAGCAGGACAGCGACATCATCTGCCCCTGCGTGTACCGGGACGCCGACATTGCCGAGTACGGCGCGTGCTTCTGTTCCTTTTACGTGTCCAAGGAGCACAAGGACGATCCGGACTTCTTCCCCGAGGTGGAGGAACGCCGCGACCCTTCCCGCGGACTGTAA
- a CDS encoding phosphoribosylanthranilate isomerase encodes MRIKICGMSEQRLIDEAAALGVEFCGFVFYEPSPRNVSPRLVASLDTHGMKRVGVFVRQSAEETERIASEAGLDFVQLHGGQSAAFAGRFPAERVIRVLWPGKYSSVQALQQDIDAFADTCGMYLLDAGMGSGRELDWQSLADLSFPHPWFLSGGLGPDNVARALSACSPDGLDFNSKLESSPGRKSGELMEKAVAAVRACASGASDCGRGAADSRKGDRL; translated from the coding sequence ATGCGGATTAAAATCTGCGGCATGAGCGAGCAGCGTCTCATCGACGAGGCGGCCGCGCTCGGCGTGGAGTTCTGCGGCTTCGTGTTTTACGAGCCGAGCCCGCGCAACGTGTCGCCGAGGCTGGTTGCGTCTCTGGACACGCACGGCATGAAGCGCGTGGGCGTGTTCGTTCGTCAGAGCGCGGAGGAAACAGAGCGCATCGCAAGCGAAGCCGGGCTGGATTTCGTACAGCTGCACGGCGGCCAGAGCGCGGCGTTTGCCGGGCGCTTTCCGGCAGAAAGGGTGATCCGCGTGCTCTGGCCGGGGAAATATTCGTCCGTGCAGGCGCTTCAGCAGGACATCGACGCCTTTGCCGACACCTGCGGCATGTACCTGCTCGACGCGGGCATGGGCAGCGGCCGGGAGCTCGACTGGCAGAGTCTTGCCGATCTTTCGTTTCCGCATCCGTGGTTTCTTTCCGGCGGACTCGGGCCGGACAACGTGGCAAGAGCGCTTTCGGCCTGTTCTCCGGACGGGCTCGACTTCAACTCCAAACTGGAATCCTCCCCGGGCAGAAAGAGCGGGGAACTCATGGAAAAGGCCGTGGCGGCGGTTCGCGCATGCGCAAGTGGCGCGTCGGACTGCGGCAGAGGCGCGGCAGACAGCAGAAAAGGTGACAGGCTATGA
- the trpB gene encoding tryptophan synthase subunit beta, with the protein MKKGYFGDFGGRFVPELLMPPLMELEEAMKDILPSEAFRNGLDDLLKNYAGRETPLTFCPGLSAKLGFEVWLKREDLLHTGAHKINNTLGQALLARHMGKTSLIAETGAGQHGVATAAAAARLGMKCTVYMGAEDAERQSANVRRMRLLGADVVAVESGSRTLKDAINAALRAWISLQETTHYCFGTAAGPYPFPDLVREFQSVIGREARAQMLERTGSLPDYVVAAVGGGSNAIGMFTAFVPDESVKIIGVEAGGTGEPGCMHSAAINLGRPGVLHGEYTMLLQDDDGQILPSGSISAGLDYPGVGPEHAHLAAVGRVKYGVAYDHEALSAFQELCRVEGILPALESSHALAYVLAHAGEFAPGSRVLVNLSGRGDKDMDIVEKALNL; encoded by the coding sequence ATGAAAAAAGGATACTTCGGCGATTTCGGCGGGCGTTTCGTGCCCGAGCTGCTCATGCCGCCCCTCATGGAACTTGAGGAGGCCATGAAGGACATTCTGCCTTCCGAAGCGTTTCGGAACGGGCTTGACGATCTGTTGAAGAACTACGCCGGGCGCGAGACTCCGCTCACCTTCTGCCCCGGGCTTTCGGCAAAGCTGGGCTTTGAGGTGTGGCTCAAGCGCGAGGATCTGCTGCACACCGGCGCGCACAAGATCAACAACACGCTGGGACAGGCGCTTCTGGCCAGGCACATGGGCAAGACCTCGCTCATTGCGGAAACCGGCGCCGGTCAGCACGGCGTGGCCACGGCGGCCGCGGCGGCGCGCCTCGGCATGAAGTGCACGGTGTACATGGGCGCGGAAGACGCGGAGCGGCAGTCCGCCAACGTGCGGCGCATGCGTCTGCTCGGCGCGGACGTGGTGGCCGTGGAGAGCGGCTCCCGCACGCTCAAGGACGCCATCAACGCGGCGCTCCGGGCCTGGATTTCCCTTCAGGAAACCACGCATTACTGCTTCGGCACGGCGGCCGGGCCGTATCCGTTCCCGGATCTCGTGCGGGAATTTCAGAGCGTCATCGGCCGCGAGGCCCGCGCGCAGATGCTGGAGCGCACGGGCAGCCTTCCCGACTACGTGGTGGCGGCCGTGGGCGGCGGTTCCAACGCCATCGGCATGTTCACGGCCTTCGTGCCCGACGAGTCGGTGAAGATCATCGGCGTGGAGGCGGGCGGCACGGGCGAGCCCGGCTGCATGCATTCTGCGGCCATCAATCTCGGACGCCCCGGCGTGCTGCACGGCGAGTACACCATGCTGCTTCAGGACGACGACGGGCAGATTCTGCCTTCCGGCTCCATTTCCGCGGGACTGGACTACCCCGGCGTGGGCCCGGAACACGCCCATCTTGCGGCCGTGGGACGCGTGAAGTACGGCGTGGCCTACGATCACGAAGCGCTTTCGGCCTTCCAGGAGCTCTGCCGCGTGGAAGGCATTCTGCCCGCGCTGGAATCCTCCCATGCGCTGGCCTACGTTCTGGCGCACGCCGGGGAATTTGCTCCCGGCAGCCGCGTGCTGGTGAACCTTTCCGGCCGCGGCGACAAGGACATGGACATTGTGGAAAAGGCGCTGAACCTCTGA
- a CDS encoding indole-3-glycerol-phosphate synthase, whose protein sequence is MTGLERFVEAKRAEIAGLERLGEDNLHPWKGGRPSFRGALENGGAGPLSVVAEYKRASPSRGVICETLEPEDVALQYAKAGAGAISVLTEERYFHGSLSYLFRMASAMQREGLAVPMLRKDFIFHPLQVAAALSTPASALLLIVRLTPDAGLLRELREQAEAGGMETVVEVFDARDVALARESGANIIQVNARDLASLAVDRRACLALAAACPPQEGELWIAASGMSCRSDLEEAAKAGFRAALVGSALMEHGRPGEALRALLGGEAAHAD, encoded by the coding sequence ATGACTGGACTTGAGCGTTTTGTGGAGGCCAAGCGGGCGGAGATAGCCGGGCTTGAGCGCCTCGGGGAGGACAATCTGCATCCGTGGAAGGGCGGCAGGCCTTCGTTTCGCGGTGCGCTTGAAAACGGAGGGGCCGGGCCTCTTTCCGTGGTGGCGGAGTACAAGCGGGCCTCTCCCTCGCGCGGCGTGATCTGCGAAACGCTGGAGCCCGAAGACGTGGCCCTGCAGTACGCAAAGGCCGGGGCGGGCGCGATTTCCGTGCTCACCGAAGAGCGGTATTTTCACGGCTCGCTGTCGTACCTTTTCCGCATGGCCTCGGCCATGCAGCGGGAAGGCTTGGCGGTTCCCATGCTGCGCAAGGATTTTATTTTTCATCCGCTGCAGGTGGCGGCGGCGCTTTCCACGCCGGCGTCGGCGCTGCTGCTCATCGTTCGCCTCACGCCGGACGCCGGTCTTCTTCGCGAGCTGCGCGAGCAGGCCGAGGCGGGCGGCATGGAGACGGTGGTCGAGGTGTTCGACGCGCGCGACGTGGCGCTGGCACGCGAGAGCGGGGCGAACATCATTCAGGTGAACGCGCGCGATCTTGCTTCACTTGCGGTGGACAGAAGGGCCTGTCTCGCGCTGGCAGCGGCGTGCCCTCCTCAGGAGGGAGAACTCTGGATTGCGGCAAGCGGCATGAGCTGCCGTTCCGACCTGGAAGAGGCCGCGAAGGCCGGATTCCGGGCCGCGCTCGTGGGCTCCGCGCTCATGGAACACGGTCGTCCGGGGGAGGCGCTGCGCGCTCTTCTTGGCGGGGAGGCGGCGCATGCGGATTAA
- a CDS encoding anthranilate synthase component I family protein, protein MTTKTSPIRVRQSVRWLPADMDTPISLFLDMARDRDGILLESAEVDGRWGRYSVLACDMALYLICREGKLECRTEDERLARLAAFNGMNFVEGLRSVMRSLEILPDPQAADLPPITRSLCGYLGYGMASLFHPKLAPVMKPEDAECVLCLPGTLLLFDHMYNRLAQVSLGEHRDLGRSGSFSRQVSTHPDKSDVLAEPGEAGFQAAVERIREMLRMGEAIQVVPSVRFSMPFDGDPFTLYRRMRSENASPYMFFMRLPGITLFGSSPEVMVRCENGRLLSAPIAGTRRRGATVAEDEALAEELIADPKERAEHMMLVDLGRNDLGRLARPGTVEVEKLMMVERFSHVMHLTSRVTAELEDGLDAVDVLAATFPAGTVSGAPKIRAMEIIAETEPCPRGPYAGCIGWLGLDRDGVNLDTGITIRSMWVRDHRLYWQAGAGIVHDSVPALEWKEVCNKSAIMRQACFTTGEFHVPAHR, encoded by the coding sequence ATGACAACCAAGACATCGCCCATTCGAGTGCGTCAGAGCGTCCGCTGGCTCCCGGCGGACATGGACACGCCCATCAGTCTTTTCCTGGACATGGCCCGGGACAGGGACGGCATTCTTCTGGAAAGCGCGGAAGTGGACGGGCGATGGGGTCGCTACAGCGTGCTTGCCTGCGACATGGCCCTGTACCTCATTTGCCGCGAAGGAAAGCTCGAATGCCGCACGGAAGACGAACGCCTTGCGCGTCTTGCCGCCTTCAACGGCATGAACTTCGTGGAAGGGCTTCGCTCGGTCATGCGTTCGCTGGAAATTCTGCCCGATCCGCAGGCCGCGGATCTGCCGCCCATCACGCGTTCTTTGTGCGGCTATCTGGGCTACGGCATGGCGTCGCTCTTTCATCCGAAGCTCGCCCCCGTCATGAAGCCGGAAGACGCGGAATGCGTGCTCTGCCTGCCCGGAACGCTGCTGCTTTTCGATCACATGTACAATCGACTGGCGCAGGTAAGTCTCGGCGAACACAGGGATCTGGGCCGCAGCGGATCGTTTTCCCGTCAGGTTTCGACGCATCCAGACAAGTCGGATGTGCTGGCCGAACCCGGCGAGGCCGGATTCCAGGCGGCCGTGGAACGCATACGGGAAATGCTGCGCATGGGCGAAGCCATTCAGGTGGTGCCTTCGGTGCGCTTCAGCATGCCGTTCGACGGCGACCCCTTCACCCTGTACCGCCGCATGCGCAGTGAAAACGCGTCGCCGTACATGTTCTTCATGCGCCTGCCGGGCATCACGCTGTTCGGCTCTTCGCCGGAAGTCATGGTGCGCTGCGAGAACGGCAGACTGCTTTCCGCTCCCATTGCCGGAACCAGACGCCGCGGCGCGACCGTGGCCGAAGACGAAGCCCTGGCCGAGGAGCTCATCGCCGACCCCAAGGAGCGCGCCGAGCACATGATGCTCGTGGATCTCGGCCGCAACGATCTCGGCAGACTCGCGCGCCCGGGCACCGTGGAAGTGGAGAAGCTCATGATGGTGGAACGTTTTTCCCACGTCATGCATCTCACGAGCCGCGTCACCGCGGAACTTGAGGACGGTCTCGACGCCGTGGACGTGCTTGCAGCCACGTTCCCGGCGGGCACGGTGAGCGGCGCGCCCAAGATTCGCGCCATGGAAATCATTGCCGAAACCGAACCCTGTCCGCGCGGACCCTACGCAGGCTGCATCGGCTGGCTCGGTCTGGACAGAGACGGCGTAAACCTCGACACGGGCATCACCATCCGCAGCATGTGGGTGCGCGATCATCGCCTGTACTGGCAGGCCGGAGCCGGCATCGTTCACGATTCCGTGCCGGCCCTGGAATGGAAGGAGGTTTGCAACAAATCGGCCATCATGCGTCAGGCCTGTTTCACCACGGGAGAGTTCCATGTTCCTGCTCATCGATAA
- a CDS encoding DUF1848 domain-containing protein, with protein MIVSVSRRTDIPAFYADWFFRRLEEGFALVRNPVNPSRVSRVNLSPDATDGFVFWTKNPSPMLNRLSRLRDYAYYFQVTLNAYGRDAESGVPSKRDVIIPAFRRLSELAGRERVIWRYDPVFFSSAYTMEHHVRYFERLAALLAPWTEKCVVSFLDVYRNTRRNMASLGLRDASMEERRALASALAEIARSHDLTLEACAEDMDLGEFCIGRARCVDADLLGRLRGVTLKAKKDPNQRPACGCAESVDIGAYDTCLHGCRYCYACAGRSGAPAGAGRHEACSPFLVGHSEPGDVVVERAGTACGDRQLFL; from the coding sequence ATGATCGTAAGCGTTAGCCGGAGAACGGACATTCCGGCCTTTTACGCGGACTGGTTTTTCCGCAGACTGGAGGAAGGATTCGCGCTGGTGCGCAATCCCGTGAATCCGAGCCGGGTGAGCCGGGTGAACCTGTCGCCCGATGCGACGGACGGCTTCGTGTTCTGGACAAAGAATCCCTCGCCCATGCTGAACCGGCTCTCGCGCCTCCGGGACTACGCGTATTATTTTCAGGTGACGCTCAACGCCTACGGCCGGGACGCGGAATCCGGCGTGCCTTCCAAGCGGGACGTGATCATTCCGGCGTTTCGGCGTCTTTCCGAGCTGGCGGGGCGGGAGCGGGTGATCTGGCGCTATGATCCCGTGTTCTTCAGCTCCGCGTACACGATGGAACATCACGTCCGCTACTTCGAGAGGCTGGCCGCGCTGCTTGCGCCGTGGACGGAAAAGTGCGTCGTCAGCTTTCTGGACGTCTATCGGAACACGCGGCGGAACATGGCGTCGCTTGGTCTGCGGGACGCGTCGATGGAGGAGCGGCGGGCGCTTGCGTCGGCCTTGGCCGAGATTGCCCGGTCGCACGATCTCACGCTGGAGGCCTGTGCGGAAGACATGGATTTGGGCGAATTTTGCATAGGACGCGCCCGCTGCGTAGATGCCGATCTGCTCGGCAGGCTGCGCGGGGTGACGCTGAAGGCAAAGAAGGACCCTAATCAGCGCCCGGCCTGCGGCTGCGCGGAGAGCGTGGACATCGGCGCCTACGACACCTGTCTGCACGGCTGCCGCTACTGCTACGCCTGCGCCGGACGATCGGGCGCGCCCGCGGGGGCGGGCAGGCACGAAGCCTGCTCGCCGTTTCTCGTGGGGCACAGCGAACCCGGGGACGTGGTTGTGGAAAGAGCGGGGACAGCCTGCGGGGACAGGCAGCTTTTTTTGTGA
- the trpD gene encoding anthranilate phosphoribosyltransferase, whose product MFLLIDNYDSFTYNLVQAFCRLGHRPRVVKNDDPGLVAMANDPSLRMVCISPGPGHPSQAGYCLDFLKQLSPRIPVLGVCLGHQILGLYAGADVVPGPVVMHGRTSEIVHDGKGLYRGMPNPMVVGRYHSLVVRVDDEHPNELLSVSARGPQGEVMSMRFKDRPWVGVQYHPESILTPDGLRLLENFPGSLLPTVHAAPTISSILESVSRGRDMTDEECDVAFGSMLDGTMTPAQAGALLMGLRMKGEKPAELAAAIRIMLARSVKVTGIPAKCIDIVGTGGDGKRSFNCSTATSLTLAGMGYRMLKHGNRAVSSTSGAADALEGLGLPLEKDPEAIVEMLKERNFAFQFAPYFHPAFANVGPVRKQLGMRTMFNMLGPMLNPACPDYLMMGVGDPNQVDLIAATLQKRPFHKVAVFNGAGGYDELTTMGKTRVILITDGKMDEMMFDPALYGFEPCEPEDVEVKNKEEAAAVLKELLAGRGPRAMRDMMTVNAAFAIYMLEDDKSMEECVELARKGVAEGAGMRVLA is encoded by the coding sequence ATGTTCCTGCTCATCGATAACTACGATTCCTTTACCTACAATCTTGTTCAGGCCTTCTGCCGTCTGGGACACCGTCCCCGCGTGGTCAAGAATGACGATCCCGGTCTGGTGGCCATGGCCAACGATCCTTCGCTGCGCATGGTGTGCATTTCCCCCGGACCGGGGCATCCTTCGCAGGCCGGATACTGCCTCGACTTTCTGAAGCAGCTCAGTCCCCGCATTCCGGTGCTCGGCGTGTGCCTCGGGCATCAGATTCTCGGCCTCTATGCGGGTGCGGACGTCGTGCCCGGCCCCGTGGTCATGCACGGCAGAACTTCGGAAATCGTGCATGACGGCAAGGGGCTGTATCGCGGCATGCCCAATCCCATGGTGGTGGGCCGCTACCATTCCCTGGTGGTGCGCGTGGACGACGAGCACCCCAACGAGCTGCTTTCGGTGTCCGCCCGCGGGCCGCAGGGCGAAGTGATGTCCATGCGCTTCAAGGATCGCCCGTGGGTGGGCGTGCAGTATCATCCCGAATCCATCCTCACGCCCGACGGTCTGCGTCTTCTGGAAAACTTCCCGGGCAGCCTGCTGCCCACGGTTCACGCCGCGCCCACCATCAGTTCCATTCTGGAATCCGTGTCCCGCGGCAGGGACATGACCGACGAGGAATGCGACGTGGCCTTCGGCTCCATGCTCGACGGCACCATGACCCCCGCTCAGGCCGGAGCCCTGCTCATGGGCCTGCGCATGAAGGGCGAAAAGCCCGCCGAACTGGCCGCGGCCATCCGCATCATGCTGGCGCGCTCCGTGAAGGTGACGGGCATTCCGGCAAAGTGCATCGACATCGTGGGCACGGGCGGCGACGGCAAGCGTTCGTTCAACTGTTCCACGGCCACGTCGCTCACGCTGGCGGGCATGGGCTACCGCATGCTCAAGCACGGCAACCGCGCCGTGTCTTCCACCTCCGGCGCAGCCGACGCTCTGGAAGGACTCGGTCTGCCGCTGGAAAAGGATCCCGAAGCCATCGTGGAGATGCTGAAGGAACGCAATTTCGCCTTCCAGTTTGCGCCGTACTTCCACCCGGCCTTCGCCAACGTGGGGCCGGTGCGCAAGCAGCTCGGCATGCGCACCATGTTCAACATGCTGGGCCCCATGCTTAATCCGGCCTGCCCCGACTATCTCATGATGGGCGTGGGCGATCCTAATCAGGTGGATCTCATTGCGGCCACGCTGCAGAAGCGTCCCTTCCACAAGGTGGCGGTGTTCAACGGCGCGGGCGGCTACGACGAACTGACCACCATGGGCAAAACGCGCGTCATTCTCATTACCGACGGCAAGATGGATGAAATGATGTTTGATCCTGCGCTCTACGGCTTCGAGCCCTGCGAGCCCGAGGACGTGGAAGTGAAGAACAAGGAAGAAGCCGCGGCGGTGCTGAAGGAACTTCTGGCCGGACGCGGCCCCCGGGCCATGCGCGACATGATGACGGTGAACGCGGCGTTTGCCATCTACATGCTGGAAGACGACAAGAGCATGGAAGAGTGCGTGGAGCTGGCCCGCAAGGGCGTGGCCGAAGGCGCGGGCATGAGGGTGCTGGCATGA
- a CDS encoding histidine-type phosphatase gives MRRVFIVTAALAGVLFCSPLPDALAQDSPRLLKVVALSRHGVRSPTQSPSTLESWSSRGWPAWNTAPGNLTERGAELIEGEWTGLRESLAFDGLLPASECPPAGSVLIYADNEQRTLATAAAMLEGLAPGCGMKTLSSRSGHDPVFHPVRGGLMASPALTSEEKSELEEDLADVRVDMDRRVAELSALLGPASLQLCEPGQPFCTLSDMPTLLQYPKPGSREGVSLRGGLALASTTAEILLLESLEWPVRSQMIPAATPVTQPAGPGTPVEQKARQIILAPRSDKPGVVTLPARPRWTPAPVAPADGEIMVNPSTALHLLPVHTRVQNALQRFPAIARQEGLPLLLFMAEALAGTSPLGEVNRAKLVIFSGHDTNIVNVAGLLGLHWNNTPFPRDSTPPGSMLVFRLWDTPQGRLVQATFQCQTPAALLSTDENVMNSAALRQETLVLPGSFAPTPAGPGLPLEHFLSAVRAMAGKDLDARLNAVLATTARPQP, from the coding sequence ATGCGCCGCGTTTTTATTGTCACTGCCGCTCTGGCGGGTGTTCTTTTCTGTTCGCCTCTTCCGGACGCCCTTGCTCAGGATTCGCCCAGACTGCTCAAGGTGGTGGCGCTGAGCCGCCACGGCGTGCGTTCGCCCACGCAGTCGCCCTCCACGCTGGAGTCATGGAGTTCCCGCGGCTGGCCCGCATGGAACACGGCTCCGGGCAATCTCACGGAACGCGGAGCGGAGCTCATCGAGGGAGAATGGACCGGGCTGCGCGAATCCCTGGCCTTCGACGGGCTGCTTCCGGCCTCGGAATGTCCGCCCGCAGGCAGCGTGCTGATCTATGCCGACAACGAACAGCGCACCCTGGCCACGGCCGCGGCCATGCTGGAAGGGCTGGCTCCGGGCTGCGGCATGAAGACGCTCTCAAGCCGCAGCGGGCACGATCCCGTGTTTCATCCCGTGCGAGGCGGTCTCATGGCCTCACCCGCCCTCACCAGCGAAGAAAAATCGGAACTGGAAGAAGACCTCGCCGACGTTCGCGTCGACATGGACAGGCGCGTGGCGGAACTCTCCGCGCTGCTCGGCCCGGCTTCTTTGCAGCTGTGCGAGCCGGGGCAGCCTTTCTGCACGCTGAGCGACATGCCCACGCTGCTGCAATACCCCAAGCCGGGCTCCCGCGAAGGCGTTTCCCTGCGCGGCGGTCTGGCGCTGGCTTCCACCACGGCGGAAATTCTGCTGCTTGAAAGTCTGGAATGGCCGGTGCGCTCCCAGATGATTCCCGCCGCGACGCCCGTGACGCAGCCTGCCGGGCCCGGCACGCCCGTGGAGCAGAAGGCGAGGCAGATCATTCTTGCGCCCCGCAGCGACAAGCCGGGCGTGGTGACGCTTCCCGCCCGTCCGCGCTGGACGCCCGCCCCCGTCGCTCCCGCAGACGGCGAAATCATGGTGAATCCTTCCACGGCCCTGCACCTTCTGCCCGTGCATACCCGCGTGCAGAACGCCCTTCAGCGCTTTCCCGCCATCGCCCGGCAGGAAGGCCTGCCGCTGCTGCTCTTCATGGCGGAAGCGCTGGCCGGAACCTCGCCGCTGGGCGAAGTCAACAGGGCAAAGCTGGTCATCTTTTCCGGGCACGACACCAACATCGTCAACGTGGCGGGCCTGCTCGGCCTGCACTGGAACAACACGCCCTTCCCCAGAGACAGCACGCCTCCCGGCTCCATGCTGGTGTTCCGGCTCTGGGACACGCCTCAGGGGCGGCTCGTGCAGGCGACCTTCCAGTGTCAGACGCCGGCGGCGCTGCTGAGCACCGACGAGAACGTCATGAACAGCGCGGCGCTCCGGCAGGAAACGCTCGTGCTTCCCGGCTCCTTCGCGCCGACGCCCGCGGGTCCGGGGCTGCCTCTGGAGCATTTCCTCTCCGCCGTGCGCGCCATGGCCGGAAAGGATCTCGACGCGAGGCTGAACGCCGTTCTGGCCACGACGGCGCGTCCGCAGCCCTAG
- the trpA gene encoding tryptophan synthase subunit alpha, protein MHLLEKKLRDASAEGRTALIPFVTAGYPSPDAFWNVIEELDESGADVIEIGVPFSDPVADGPVVEAASVEALKNGVTLRRIMEGLRERKGRFKAGLVLMGYMNPFLQYGLDKLATEAQDVGVHGLIVPDLPYDEAGDMRAALSAHGLALIPLVGPNTSEERMKLYADVSEGYVYVVSVMGTTGERASLPPEVPEVLSRVRRVFSLPVALGFGLRVPEQLDALPKDIRPDAAVFGSSLLRHIAAGKAPADFIKTWKSAR, encoded by the coding sequence ATGCATCTGCTGGAAAAAAAGTTACGCGACGCTTCGGCCGAAGGACGCACGGCGCTCATTCCCTTTGTGACGGCGGGATATCCCTCGCCGGACGCCTTCTGGAACGTCATTGAAGAGCTGGACGAAAGCGGCGCGGACGTCATTGAAATCGGCGTTCCGTTTTCCGATCCCGTGGCCGACGGTCCCGTGGTGGAGGCGGCGTCCGTGGAGGCGCTGAAAAACGGCGTCACGCTGCGCCGTATCATGGAAGGGCTGCGCGAGCGCAAGGGCAGGTTCAAGGCCGGGCTGGTGCTCATGGGCTACATGAATCCGTTTTTGCAGTACGGTCTCGACAAGCTGGCGACGGAGGCGCAGGACGTGGGAGTTCACGGTCTCATCGTGCCCGATCTTCCCTACGACGAGGCGGGCGACATGCGCGCGGCGCTTTCGGCGCACGGACTGGCTCTCATTCCTCTGGTGGGGCCGAACACCTCCGAGGAGCGCATGAAGCTTTACGCCGACGTGTCGGAAGGCTACGTGTACGTGGTGTCCGTCATGGGCACCACGGGCGAGCGCGCGAGCCTGCCGCCGGAAGTGCCGGAGGTGCTCTCCCGCGTGCGCAGGGTGTTTTCTCTTCCGGTGGCGCTCGGCTTCGGCCTGCGCGTTCCGGAACAGCTCGACGCGCTGCCGAAGGACATCCGGCCGGACGCAGCAGTGTTCGGCAGTTCGCTCCTCAGGCACATTGCGGCGGGCAAGGCCCCTGCGGACTTCATCAAAACGTGGAAGTCCGCCCGGTAG